One segment of Gloeocapsopsis sp. IPPAS B-1203 DNA contains the following:
- a CDS encoding DEAD/DEAH box helicase has translation MTFRNLGLSSDLLRAVVEQNYTEPTPIQQQAIPAILQGQDVFASAQTGTGKTAGFTLPLLQRLNIGHPGKEHRAPRALILTPTRELAAQVSDSVRTYGKYLSLRSAVIYGGIAIGPQIQTLRRGVDILIATPGRLLDHLEQKTLDLSRIEILVLDECDRMLDMGFIHDIRKILAKLPSSRQTLMFSATFSKTIQQLAHTLLKSPTLIQVAPRNTASEQVQQVVHLVDRDRKRELLAYMISFHNWKQVLVFTRTKHGANRLAEQLAKDGLKTAAIHGNKSQAARMKALSNFKQGKVRVLVATDVASRGLDIDQLPHVVNFELPNVPEDYVHRIGRTGRAGKEGRAVSLVCKDEYPLLKDIEQLLNQTLAKDVILGYEPSSVAKSEVEQPNRKRSKQRRSNWAKPQTQSKPTRSKKPISVESHAQKRPRTA, from the coding sequence ATGACATTTCGCAACCTCGGTCTTTCGAGCGACTTACTTCGTGCTGTCGTCGAGCAGAACTACACCGAGCCAACCCCCATTCAACAGCAAGCAATTCCCGCCATTTTGCAGGGGCAAGATGTCTTCGCCAGCGCTCAAACTGGAACGGGGAAAACCGCTGGTTTTACGCTGCCTCTACTACAACGCCTCAACATCGGTCATCCTGGTAAGGAACATCGCGCCCCCCGTGCCCTCATCCTCACCCCCACCCGCGAACTAGCAGCCCAGGTCAGCGATAGCGTCAGAACCTATGGTAAATATCTGTCTCTGCGCTCGGCAGTAATCTATGGTGGCATTGCAATTGGACCGCAAATTCAAACGCTGCGTCGGGGAGTTGATATTTTAATCGCTACTCCTGGTCGTTTGCTCGACCACTTGGAGCAAAAGACCCTCGATCTTTCCCGAATAGAAATACTCGTGTTAGATGAATGCGATCGGATGTTAGATATGGGCTTTATCCATGACATCCGCAAAATTCTGGCGAAGCTGCCCTCATCTCGGCAAACGCTGATGTTTTCTGCCACCTTCTCTAAAACAATTCAGCAGCTTGCTCACACCCTGCTAAAGTCTCCTACCCTAATCCAAGTTGCCCCCCGCAATACCGCTTCTGAGCAAGTGCAGCAGGTCGTTCATCTTGTCGATCGCGATCGCAAGCGAGAACTACTTGCTTACATGATTAGTTTCCACAACTGGAAGCAAGTGCTGGTTTTCACTCGCACGAAACATGGTGCTAATCGTCTAGCAGAGCAGCTTGCTAAAGACGGGCTAAAAACAGCCGCGATTCATGGCAACAAAAGTCAAGCAGCCCGCATGAAAGCTCTAAGCAATTTTAAGCAGGGCAAGGTGCGGGTATTAGTCGCCACTGACGTAGCATCACGGGGACTAGATATCGATCAGCTCCCTCATGTAGTAAACTTTGAACTGCCCAATGTACCAGAAGACTACGTGCATCGCATTGGTCGTACAGGTCGCGCTGGCAAGGAAGGACGAGCAGTTTCTCTGGTTTGCAAAGATGAATATCCACTTTTGAAAGACATCGAACAATTGCTCAATCAGACCCTTGCCAAAGACGTTATTCTAGGATACGAGCCAAGCTCCGTAGCAAAGTCTGAGGTAGAGCAACCGAATCGTAAACGCTCTAAGCAACGTCGCAGTAACTGGGCAAAGCCCCAGACACAATCTAAACCTACTCGTAGCAAAAAGCCTATCTCAGTGGAAAGTCACGCTCAAAAACGACCCCGCACTGCTTAA
- a CDS encoding restriction endonuclease subunit S codes for MGPFGSTLRHSEFVKEGIAVLGIDNAVQNRFAWSERRFITPEKYKELQQYTVKPGDVIITIMGTTGRSAVVPQDIPPAITTKHLATITLDRSKALPEYISNAIHRDPSVLNQIALQNRGAIMAGLNLGIIKKLKVRLPPLEQQILYDKIVNQVRQEQEKLEESANTANALFNSLHQRAFRGEL; via the coding sequence ATGGGTCCTTTTGGAAGTACGTTACGACATTCAGAGTTTGTTAAAGAGGGCATTGCAGTTTTAGGAATAGATAATGCGGTTCAAAATCGCTTTGCATGGAGTGAGCGCCGTTTTATTACTCCTGAGAAATACAAGGAATTACAGCAATACACTGTTAAACCAGGTGATGTCATTATCACTATTATGGGAACAACTGGACGTTCTGCTGTAGTTCCTCAAGACATTCCTCCGGCTATCACAACCAAGCACCTTGCCACTATTACGCTAGATCGTTCAAAGGCTCTTCCTGAATATATATCAAACGCAATTCACAGAGATCCTTCAGTTCTAAATCAAATTGCTTTGCAAAATCGTGGGGCAATAATGGCTGGTCTTAATCTCGGAATTATTAAGAAATTAAAAGTTCGCCTACCTCCACTTGAACAACAGATTCTTTATGACAAAATTGTAAACCAAGTTAGGCAAGAACAAGAGAAGCTTGAAGAATCAGCTAACACTGCAAATGCTCTCTTCAACTCCCTGCACCAAAGAGCCTTTCGGGGAGAACTCTAA
- a CDS encoding manganese efflux pump MntP family protein, with protein MQPTATLILALGLAADAFAVSVASGLKIKYVKVSKALKIAIFFGGFQAIMPLVGWVAGISLRTLLAAISHWVAFSILCLLGIKMIYESCQEGEEKDFNPLCNSTLLALAIGTSIDALAVGLGFALLKDSIFTIITAIGFITFWLTFFGVFIGNKFGNFFQNKIEIVGGGILIAIGSKILIENLIKVTA; from the coding sequence ATGCAACCAACGGCTACTCTGATTTTAGCATTGGGATTAGCAGCAGATGCCTTCGCAGTTTCAGTTGCTAGTGGTTTAAAAATTAAGTACGTCAAAGTTAGTAAAGCTTTGAAGATTGCTATATTCTTTGGCGGTTTTCAAGCTATCATGCCCTTAGTTGGATGGGTAGCAGGAATTAGTTTAAGAACTCTCCTAGCAGCTATTAGTCATTGGGTAGCTTTTAGTATTCTTTGTTTACTTGGCATCAAAATGATCTATGAATCGTGTCAAGAAGGTGAAGAAAAAGATTTCAACCCCTTATGTAATTCTACCTTATTAGCATTAGCTATTGGTACCAGCATTGATGCTTTAGCAGTCGGTTTAGGTTTTGCATTACTCAAAGATTCAATCTTTACTATTATTACTGCAATCGGATTTATTACCTTTTGGTTAACATTTTTTGGTGTTTTTATCGGCAATAAGTTTGGTAACTTTTTCCAGAACAAAATTGAAATTGTTGGTGGAGGAATTTTGATTGCTATTGGCAGTAAGATCTTAATAGAAAATTTAATCAAAGTAACTGCATAG
- a CDS encoding Ig-like domain-containing protein: MVVSYYRVVHNIYSLFETSPLQLAARLLTRKCASEVVDALIAAIKTPINKTPIAQDVTATTQQNTAVNVPVLINDSDPDGNALAIKSFTQGSHGMVTLNDNGTSAIQLNKSNELLTILTGVQADVITSKDFVIV, from the coding sequence TTGGTAGTTTCATATTACAGAGTTGTTCACAACATTTATTCACTTTTCGAGACCTCGCCGCTGCAACTGGCGGCAAGACTTTTAACGCGGAAGTGCGCTTCTGAGGTGGTCGATGCGCTAATCGCAGCCATTAAGACACCGATCAATAAAACCCCGATCGCTCAAGATGTTACAGCAACCACCCAACAAAATACAGCCGTGAATGTGCCTGTATTGATCAATGATAGTGACCCAGATGGTAATGCCTTAGCCATCAAGAGTTTCACGCAGGGTAGTCATGGAATGGTTACTCTAAACGACAACGGTACATCCGCGATTCAGTTAAATAAGAGCAATGAGCTACTCACTATTCTGACTGGTGTGCAGGCTGATGTAATTACTAGTAAGGATTTTGTCATAGTTTAA
- a CDS encoding pentapeptide repeat-containing protein → MSNLERDSLVSKIEQLERQQQVLAKYINTTKHQLDRLSSQFNNRPELEQLAALKVTLAQLHQQLDNSLAPSLVPVEVVDGSKQESQQQSTQVQLSQYQLVFDRAGSRAVLLEALEQAQERLIIVCPWLNRNSIDADLIQRFRDCLDRSCRIEIGWGHLSDRSRIGIGWRYNALPDLRQMEQDYPGLFRLKLLGTHEKFLVCDSAFAMLGSHNLLTSSASNAEREVGICTTDIHIIQGLINRFDGAKVYSAQAMDESITASLVALADVEAPLDAQDIGKQPDTILVNPDGRETDRDTDDSDEDSQETLVNTEEFLRRYNNKERDFAGINLSGANLNCADLNRAKLNKANLKGANLSKANLTNAELAAANLDNANISQSNLYQTNLSRAKLRRTNLSGAKLHNGTNLSGANLSGANLSRASLSSYTNLSGANLTATNLSGADLRAARLMNMDLSHANLSHANLLGANLEGANLQNVKLQEALYNTNTVFPDGFDPIKAGAYLITHNVSLPNKNLAGSNLMSAELSGANLSRANLVGTNLNGAALIQANLNGANLSQSNLDYTNLSAADLRGVNLMHTSLKGTNLAAADLSGSDLRKAVFSEKTRLSGTNLSGVNLAGQDLQKLNMSGVNLTGANLCGTWLCFSNFSGANLTSADLRGADLGGTNLEEANLKGANLTGAALDGAKLSGAIMPDGTVHD, encoded by the coding sequence ATGTCTAACCTAGAGCGTGATTCCCTTGTTTCTAAAATTGAACAGTTAGAACGGCAGCAACAAGTTCTAGCTAAATACATCAATACAACGAAGCACCAATTAGATCGGTTAAGCTCACAATTCAACAATAGACCTGAACTAGAACAGCTAGCCGCGCTCAAGGTTACTTTAGCCCAGCTACATCAGCAACTTGATAACTCTTTAGCTCCATCCTTAGTACCAGTGGAAGTGGTTGACGGCTCGAAACAGGAGAGCCAGCAACAATCAACACAAGTACAATTGAGTCAATATCAGCTAGTGTTTGACAGAGCGGGTAGCCGAGCCGTACTGCTGGAAGCACTAGAGCAAGCCCAAGAGCGGCTAATTATTGTTTGCCCTTGGCTCAACCGCAATAGCATTGACGCTGATTTGATACAGAGGTTTAGGGATTGCCTCGACCGTAGCTGTCGGATTGAAATTGGTTGGGGACATTTGAGCGATCGCAGTCGCATAGGTATCGGCTGGCGGTACAATGCCCTTCCAGACTTAAGACAGATGGAACAGGATTATCCTGGCTTGTTCCGCCTCAAGCTGTTAGGAACTCATGAAAAGTTCTTAGTATGCGATTCTGCCTTTGCTATGTTGGGCAGTCATAATCTGCTGACATCGAGCGCCTCTAATGCTGAACGGGAAGTCGGAATCTGCACGACAGATATTCACATTATCCAGGGCTTAATTAATCGCTTTGATGGTGCAAAGGTGTATTCTGCACAGGCTATGGATGAAAGTATTACAGCAAGTTTGGTGGCTCTTGCAGATGTGGAAGCTCCACTAGACGCGCAAGATATAGGCAAGCAGCCTGATACTATTTTGGTGAATCCTGATGGTCGGGAAACTGATAGAGATACTGATGATTCAGATGAAGATAGTCAGGAAACATTAGTCAATACTGAAGAATTTTTGAGGCGATATAACAATAAAGAACGGGATTTTGCTGGGATTAACTTGAGTGGAGCCAATCTCAATTGTGCTGACCTTAATCGGGCGAAGTTAAATAAAGCAAATCTTAAGGGAGCAAATCTTAGTAAAGCGAACTTAACTAATGCAGAATTAGCAGCAGCAAACCTAGACAATGCCAACATTTCTCAGTCAAATCTCTACCAAACCAATTTAAGCAGGGCAAAGCTAAGAAGAACTAACTTAAGCGGAGCCAAGTTGCATAATGGGACAAACCTAAGTGGAGCTAACCTGAGTGGAGCAAATCTCAGCCGAGCTAGTCTGTCATCATACACAAACCTGAGTGGAGCTAACCTGACTGCGACTAACTTAAGTGGGGCAGATTTAAGAGCAGCAAGACTAATGAACATGGATCTAAGTCATGCTAATCTCAGTCATGCCAATTTGTTAGGGGCAAATCTTGAAGGAGCAAATCTCCAGAATGTCAAGCTGCAAGAAGCGCTCTACAACACAAACACTGTCTTCCCAGATGGTTTTGACCCGATTAAAGCTGGTGCTTATTTGATTACTCATAACGTGTCGCTGCCAAATAAGAACCTAGCTGGTAGTAATCTAATGAGTGCAGAATTAAGTGGAGCCAACTTAAGTAGAGCCAACCTAGTTGGGACTAATTTAAATGGTGCTGCCTTAATCCAAGCAAACCTGAATGGAGCGAATTTAAGTCAATCCAACTTGGATTATACAAACCTTAGTGCGGCAGATTTAAGAGGTGTGAACCTTATGCACACTTCCTTAAAGGGAACAAACCTAGCTGCCGCCGACCTCAGTGGAAGTGATTTGAGGAAGGCAGTGTTTAGTGAAAAGACAAGACTTAGCGGTACAAATCTAAGTGGAGTAAATTTAGCTGGGCAGGACCTTCAGAAATTAAATATGAGTGGAGTCAACTTGACTGGCGCTAATCTCTGCGGGACTTGGCTATGTTTTTCTAATTTTAGTGGCGCAAACTTAACTTCAGCAGACCTTCGCGGAGCGGATCTAGGTGGTACCAATCTAGAAGAAGCCAACTTGAAGGGAGCTAACCTCACTGGAGCCGCACTGGATGGAGCAAAACTAAGCGGCGCTATTATGCCTGATGGCACTGTTCACGATTAG
- a CDS encoding DUF4126 domain-containing protein, translating into MDTLESIVIGIALSAACGFRIFVPPLVMSVAAIYGHLPLSSGFEWMGTYPALYAFGIATIIEIAAYYIPWVDNLLDTVATPTAIAFGTWIAAALFPDTDPLLKWTMAILAGGGSAGVIQALTSFTRLSSTALTVGLGNSIITTIESIGAFALSGLAIFVPLLAIGLVLGLLFFSFSKGFQIFAIKRQQ; encoded by the coding sequence ATGGATACCTTAGAAAGTATAGTTATTGGCATCGCTTTGAGTGCGGCTTGTGGTTTTCGGATTTTTGTGCCACCACTTGTGATGAGTGTTGCGGCAATTTATGGACATCTACCGCTATCATCAGGCTTTGAGTGGATGGGAACGTATCCGGCACTTTATGCCTTTGGCATAGCAACAATAATTGAGATTGCCGCTTATTACATTCCTTGGGTGGATAATTTATTAGATACAGTTGCAACTCCTACTGCGATCGCATTTGGTACTTGGATTGCTGCGGCTTTGTTTCCAGATACCGATCCTTTACTTAAATGGACAATGGCAATTCTTGCAGGCGGTGGTTCAGCAGGAGTTATTCAAGCATTAACAAGCTTTACACGGTTATCTTCAACTGCATTAACTGTAGGACTAGGTAACAGTATTATCACCACAATCGAGTCAATTGGTGCGTTTGCATTATCAGGCTTAGCAATTTTTGTGCCTCTATTAGCTATTGGCTTAGTATTAGGATTGCTCTTTTTCAGCTTCAGCAAGGGTTTCCAGATATTTGCAATCAAGCGACAACAGTAA
- a CDS encoding FAD-dependent oxidoreductase, whose amino-acid sequence MAQVIIVGAGPAGATLALLLVKRGIRVTLIEASRNFRRTFRGEGLMPSGLDALEQMELLPILERIPHQPLDAWEVIINKRSLFRVDEPLEPGGKPCTLVSQPAFLEALIDAASHYSEFEFIQGTAVQDLLWDQRVVGVKLSDGRNLNADLVIGTDGRNSIVRQRAQLALEQQSHSFDILWFKLADSPQFRSENIFYSIVYDRYAFGLFRSSEGNLHLGWTLPKNFPQDWQQVDNWAEIFADASPSWLAEHFRTFADTIERPVLLSVVVGQCPRWYQPGVLLLGDAAHPMSPIRAQGINMALRDAIAATNYLVPCLSQSATADIDTVLPQIQSQREPEIIKAQRLQSQEAAQAELLEKSAILRWGASVLAPLIRTPVKLSWLHRQRELRQGVIPLRLIV is encoded by the coding sequence ATGGCTCAAGTTATTATTGTTGGGGCTGGTCCTGCGGGTGCAACACTAGCACTACTATTAGTAAAACGCGGTATCCGTGTCACGTTAATTGAAGCATCACGAAACTTTCGCCGTACTTTTCGGGGTGAAGGCTTAATGCCAAGTGGTTTGGATGCATTAGAACAAATGGAGTTGTTGCCAATTTTAGAACGCATCCCGCATCAGCCTTTAGATGCTTGGGAGGTGATTATCAATAAGCGATCGCTTTTTCGCGTGGATGAACCTCTTGAACCTGGTGGTAAACCTTGCACGTTGGTTTCTCAGCCTGCTTTTTTAGAAGCATTAATCGACGCAGCGAGTCATTACTCTGAGTTTGAGTTTATCCAAGGTACTGCAGTACAAGATTTATTGTGGGATCAGCGAGTTGTCGGTGTCAAGCTGAGTGATGGACGTAATCTGAATGCAGATTTAGTCATTGGTACAGATGGGCGTAATTCTATAGTACGGCAACGCGCCCAGTTAGCTTTAGAGCAACAATCTCACAGTTTTGATATCCTCTGGTTTAAATTAGCCGATAGTCCGCAATTTAGGTCAGAAAACATTTTTTACTCAATTGTTTACGATCGCTATGCCTTTGGATTATTTCGTAGTTCTGAAGGAAATTTACACTTAGGTTGGACACTTCCTAAAAATTTCCCGCAAGATTGGCAGCAAGTTGATAATTGGGCTGAAATATTTGCAGATGCATCGCCATCGTGGTTAGCAGAACATTTTCGCACTTTTGCAGATACAATTGAGCGACCTGTTTTATTATCTGTTGTTGTAGGGCAATGTCCGCGTTGGTATCAACCAGGCGTACTTTTATTAGGCGATGCTGCACATCCGATGTCGCCTATCCGTGCTCAAGGTATTAATATGGCATTGCGAGATGCGATCGCGGCGACAAATTATTTAGTTCCTTGCTTGTCTCAAAGTGCAACTGCAGACATTGATACAGTATTACCGCAAATTCAGTCTCAACGAGAACCTGAGATTATTAAAGCACAGCGACTACAAAGCCAAGAAGCGGCACAGGCTGAACTTTTGGAAAAAAGTGCAATTCTTCGTTGGGGTGCAAGTGTTTTAGCACCTCTGATTCGCACCCCTGTAAAATTATCTTGGCTGCATCGACAGCGCGAGTTACGACAAGGAGTAATCCCACTCAGACTTATAGTATAA
- a CDS encoding DUF1016 N-terminal domain-containing protein: MTGDLTQPSARLFQEIHQLIDAAKQRAAVAINAEITLVYWQVGKRIQTEVLHGQRAEYGKQIIISLSTQLTQTYGKGWGARQLRHCLHFAATFPDIEIVNTLCSKLSWSHLRILTGIDDPLKREFYIEIAQLEQWSVRQLQERINSMLFERTALSRKPEETIRHDLDWLRQTQQVSPDFLLKDPYVRRESRPFRVRGQPLQRLLLSVLT, from the coding sequence ATGACTGGCGATCTAACCCAACCAAGCGCTCGACTATTTCAAGAAATCCATCAACTTATTGATGCTGCAAAACAACGCGCCGCCGTTGCTATCAATGCAGAAATCACCCTAGTGTATTGGCAAGTCGGCAAACGCATCCAAACCGAAGTCCTACACGGTCAACGCGCCGAATATGGCAAACAAATCATTATTTCTTTATCCACACAGTTAACTCAAACCTATGGCAAGGGCTGGGGTGCAAGACAACTGCGTCATTGCCTCCACTTTGCCGCGACTTTTCCTGACATTGAGATTGTGAACACACTGTGTTCCAAATTGAGTTGGTCGCACCTGCGAATTTTAACAGGTATAGACGACCCCCTAAAACGAGAGTTTTACATTGAAATCGCCCAACTCGAACAATGGAGCGTCCGCCAACTACAAGAACGTATCAACTCCATGCTATTCGAGCGCACCGCCCTATCACGTAAACCCGAAGAAACCATCCGCCACGATTTGGACTGGCTGCGCCAAACTCAACAGGTATCACCCGATTTTTTGCTCAAAGACCCCTATGTGCGACGTGAAAGTCGCCCGTTTCGAGTGAGAGGGCAACCTCTCCAGAGACTCCTTCTCTCTGTCCTCACGTAA
- a CDS encoding transposase → MKCKLQVPPELRGEIDRTLEGFADACNQILLVAKAEKCWNATKLHHKVYKKVREETGLKANHVCQAIRRVLGNAKAVKQIHKFRPTSISLDSRTFLYDEEQQTVGVTLMCGRRSFKLLIGNYQLALLRGQQPTSATLNKTKQGEYYINIAVDLPTEPTGKTPRVIGVDLGRRDIATTSTKKAWNGSQLQKVRDRYSKVRTNVQRKRTQSSRRLLRRLSGRERRFQSWVNHNISKELVSDAKNLGAALAFEDLTNIRESLNEKPRNKTERRRTNNWAFYSLRLYTQYKASIAGVPIVLVPPAYTSKTCSGCHAIGVRNGKKFSCKRCGLEHIDSDLNAALNIAALGVSVNTPEIPGIACQIGCDNYRCCQLVAKSGIKPLLEPAGFSGG, encoded by the coding sequence GTGAAATGCAAGCTTCAAGTCCCTCCAGAGTTACGCGGTGAGATTGACCGTACTCTGGAAGGGTTTGCTGACGCTTGCAATCAGATACTGCTCGTTGCTAAGGCTGAAAAATGTTGGAATGCGACTAAGCTGCACCATAAGGTTTACAAAAAAGTTAGGGAAGAAACTGGTCTTAAGGCTAACCATGTCTGCCAAGCTATTCGTCGGGTTCTGGGTAACGCCAAAGCAGTTAAACAGATCCACAAGTTTCGCCCTACATCCATAAGCTTGGATAGCAGGACGTTTCTTTATGACGAAGAACAGCAGACTGTGGGCGTGACCTTGATGTGTGGTCGTCGTTCTTTCAAGTTGCTGATTGGTAATTACCAATTGGCACTGCTGCGGGGACAGCAACCAACATCTGCAACATTGAATAAAACTAAACAGGGGGAATACTACATCAACATTGCTGTTGACTTGCCGACTGAGCCAACGGGTAAAACTCCAAGGGTAATTGGAGTTGACCTTGGTCGTCGCGACATTGCTACTACCAGCACCAAGAAAGCTTGGAATGGTAGTCAACTGCAAAAAGTTAGGGATAGATACAGTAAGGTTCGTACCAACGTTCAACGCAAACGCACGCAGTCGTCTAGGCGACTTTTGCGAAGGCTCTCTGGCAGAGAACGTCGGTTTCAAAGTTGGGTCAACCATAACATTAGTAAAGAACTGGTTAGTGACGCTAAAAACTTGGGTGCTGCGTTGGCTTTTGAGGACTTGACAAACATTCGAGAAAGTTTGAATGAAAAGCCGAGAAACAAAACAGAACGTAGAAGGACTAACAATTGGGCTTTCTACAGTCTTCGGTTGTACACCCAATACAAAGCTTCTATCGCTGGAGTACCTATAGTTCTAGTCCCTCCTGCTTACACAAGTAAAACTTGCTCTGGCTGTCACGCCATTGGTGTGAGGAACGGGAAAAAGTTTAGTTGTAAGCGGTGTGGCTTGGAACATATAGATTCGGATTTGAATGCGGCTTTGAATATTGCTGCTCTTGGGGTGTCAGTAAATACGCCCGAAATTCCGGGGATTGCTTGTCAGATTGGTTGCGACAACTATCGTTGTTGCCAGTTGGTGGCGAAATCTGGGATAAAGCCCCTGCTAGAACCCGCAGGGTTTAGCGGCGGGTAG
- a CDS encoding magnesium transporter, whose protein sequence is MLHDQDLPTHIEGDTLSISPPLLANQEPPEIARQIAALPSQLQSQTFYLLPRSQAIAVYQLLDSNLQQQLQADFQNQNDNNLVNNLSLEEKKQLFQFLYTPTTNEIEDSEEDSNYFPSNPFSVTRRRIGWLFVLLITNTITAAVIESQEDVLQKVVVLAIFIPLLLASGGNVSIQAATVVVRGLNSDVPTQKRLLPVLGREAIAGILLGAMMGLIVVGEALLLQNNSTVAIVVGVSLFTISIIGTVSGAVLPFLFQFLGFDPALMSAPLSATIVDVLGILIYLYTARFFLQV, encoded by the coding sequence TTGTTGCACGATCAAGATTTACCTACACACATTGAAGGAGACACTCTATCGATATCTCCACCATTACTTGCTAACCAGGAACCACCAGAAATTGCCCGCCAAATTGCAGCGTTACCATCACAGTTGCAAAGTCAAACCTTTTACTTACTACCCAGAAGCCAAGCGATCGCAGTTTATCAACTTTTGGATAGTAATTTACAGCAACAACTGCAAGCAGATTTTCAAAACCAAAACGACAACAACCTTGTCAACAACCTTTCGCTGGAAGAAAAAAAACAGTTATTTCAGTTTTTATATACACCAACCACTAATGAAATTGAAGATTCAGAAGAAGACAGTAATTACTTCCCTAGCAATCCCTTTTCTGTGACTCGCAGAAGAATCGGCTGGTTGTTTGTTCTTCTGATCACAAATACAATCACTGCGGCTGTGATTGAGAGTCAAGAAGATGTTTTACAAAAAGTCGTTGTTTTAGCTATCTTTATTCCTCTACTTCTTGCTAGCGGCGGTAATGTTAGTATTCAAGCTGCAACGGTAGTTGTGCGCGGGCTAAACTCTGATGTTCCCACCCAAAAGCGGTTACTTCCTGTATTGGGTAGAGAGGCGATCGCTGGAATCTTGCTTGGGGCTATGATGGGACTAATTGTTGTCGGAGAAGCTTTACTATTACAAAACAACTCTACTGTAGCAATAGTGGTAGGAGTAAGCCTATTTACTATTTCTATTATTGGCACAGTCTCTGGTGCTGTTTTACCATTTCTGTTTCAATTTCTTGGTTTCGATCCTGCTTTGATGTCAGCACCTCTAAGCGCCACAATTGTTGATGTTTTGGGTATTTTAATTTACCTTTATACTGCCAGATTTTTCTTACAAGTTTAG
- a CDS encoding PIN domain-containing protein, translating into MDSLSSNGWLTLHDKGDRYHQQATQTYQQAIAQSGQIYTTDYVLDETFTFFFRRLPAPRAEQSMKKLTAAFSTSNFHLVWINEERFSQTEKLRSRFLDKPLISFTDLTSMVIMRELDITTILTEDAHFTHVGMGFQLLP; encoded by the coding sequence ATGGATTCCTTAAGCAGTAACGGCTGGCTTACTCTCCATGACAAAGGCGATCGCTATCACCAACAAGCTACTCAGACTTATCAGCAAGCGATCGCCCAAAGCGGACAGATTTACACCACTGATTACGTCCTAGATGAGACGTTTACATTCTTCTTTCGGCGGCTTCCTGCACCTCGTGCAGAGCAATCTATGAAGAAGCTGACAGCAGCTTTTTCAACCAGCAACTTTCATCTAGTCTGGATCAACGAAGAACGCTTTAGTCAAACTGAGAAACTCCGTTCTAGATTTCTCGACAAGCCTCTGATCTCTTTCACCGACCTAACCTCAATGGTCATAATGCGAGAATTAGATATTACAACAATTCTTACTGAAGATGCTCACTTCACCCATGTGGGGATGGGCTTCCAGCTACTTCCCTAG